The genomic window TGCTTCTTTAGCAATCTTTTGTCAACGCATCATCTTTTTTTTCTTATCTTCATTTTGTTTAATCTTAGTAACACTTCGTTCTAAAACAATACCAATAATTTGTGTCACACCTAATTCAGTTGCTTTTTGAACAATTCAATCATTACGATCTTGTTTAAGCAATGGCATTAATAATGTTACAACTATTTCTAATTCGGTATTTTCCAATAAATTTTTTTGAATTTCAACTTTTAATTGTGGTTTATTTTCAATTATCTTTGTTTGATATTTTTTACCATTAAATACAACAATTAACAAGTCATTAATTTGAAATCTTAAAACATTAACTAAATGATGAGTATCAATATCATTAAAAACTAAATTGCCGAATTCATCTTGAAAATGAGCAAAATAACATTGCATTATATCACCTATCCCAACGTTAATTGTATCACTTTTACCATGGTCACATTTAGTTTTCTTAGGTATTTTAAAAAAAGAAAAAATAATCATTTACTATAAATTATTTCAATATGCAAATTAAGTATATATTTCTTACGTATGATTTTTGTTGTAAAAAATTATTTTAATGTTGTTTTTATAAGCATTTTACTTAGTTTTTATAACCTTTTATTGAGATTATGTTTGTTGATATTAAATATTTTGTTTTATTACTTATTTTTTAAATAAAATGATAATTAAATTGTTGTTGCTTGTCATTAAAAATTATTTAAATATTTTCCTACCTAACAAAACTTTATGCATCCCTTAAAAAGGAGGAATTAATTTATTAATTCTTGTAATTTTTGAAATGGTGATTTATTTTGTAATGCTGAATGACAGCGTTGGAAGTTGTAATAGTAATAATATTGATTTAAGAAATGTTGAATTTCATTTTAATTTAGTTTTTTATCCTTAAAATAAAATAATTTGGTATAATGTT from Spiroplasma endosymbiont of Agriotes lineatus includes these protein-coding regions:
- a CDS encoding 16S rRNA (uracil(1498)-N(3))-methyltransferase; protein product: MQCYFAHFQDEFGNLVFNDIDTHHLVNVLRFQINDLLIVVFNGKKYQTKIIENKPQLKVEIQKNLLENTELEIVVTLLMPLLKQDRNDWIVQKATELGVTQIIGIVLERSVTKIKQNEDKKKKMMRWQKIAKEASQQSNRNQIPKIVDIITDVTAIIPYKSDLNLIANELASSTYSLPALMLSKSTSITFICGPEGGFSDKELEFFNFEGFNAINLGKRVLRSETAVLAFLANISYEYEKLKEK